Proteins encoded together in one Triticum dicoccoides isolate Atlit2015 ecotype Zavitan chromosome 7B, WEW_v2.0, whole genome shotgun sequence window:
- the LOC119341782 gene encoding uncharacterized protein LOC119341782, which yields MAPPPPKNPILSTYHLRFLLLASAATFSAAFSSHSYSSASPSLAPAVSSHSYSSACPSLPPAADRHTDADDALSLTRSFQIENGHFSAATDSLFSVDGHLHGSYRSFSLYPRHVLRTTDPTLVHLIAVIILIGPRSGDYAVVEAAESVSFDLDGYYSFASLQLCMAGAGAERAANGRPKYYEAVALSLRIPSPFSLTDPFVTGSLDGSSDFEPIQLLAYADGHGHDYKYRERSPCDPPVQLARGSLRALGGSYACAYLKERLVTSYRLLDHEGGSPAKLPWMHVSQMQCNEDGALRAYMVVSNDTGSVRREHRQFYHLLADEEALVADGHWDPAQDMFCLRACWVAPSTLAVRECGIGMSFWFPATWTVHERSVVAGVLWNSTQGRTSSLDAGAISGVMSAFSMDDHRRNISDVQYKYNDTMLEVAKKHYLKISKEEKIKGSFPVPGKHTTYHDLSLRFWMFGANINAVTVRGDAYPVTIGSVMTGEEMLMTTQVDTKHLHDPLNVSYDIHYYAPLGNSYSYSSQKEERRISAEGVYDPKKGVLCMVGCEQRDGSMDCQMLITVQFTSLEDRAGGLGGGGGAISSLRDRSDRLFFERKNITLYGMYAEQVPEAISRMDLESIMVVASVTLSCVFTALQILHVKKNPEAAAATSITMLTILTLGHLTPLVLNFEVIFPSRRSQYDLYSTDGSLELNQVMMKVPTLIAFVLQLRLLQLVVAGHLSSANQSEPATSVSEKTVLQICLPLYLLGGVLATVVHMINVRSEEKSLVVRIGGEAATLWDELLSYAGLVLDGFLLPQVILNASLSSSRVRAISPWFYMGGTMIRVVPHVYDVVRMQIYAPSMRPSDIYASPGGDLFGVAWDVLIFCGAALLASLLFLQQRLGSSTLSLPWQRRSGGCEMVSHI from the coding sequence atggcgccaccaccacccaaGAATCCTATCTTGTCCACATACcacctccgcttcctcctccttgcgTCTGCCGCCACCTTCTCCGCCGCCTTTTCCTCCcactcctactcctccgcctccccctcccTGGCACCCGCTGTTTCCTCCCACTCCTACTCCTCCGCCTGCCCCTCTCTGCCACCCGCTGCCGACCGccacaccgacgccgacgacgcccTTTCACTCACCCGCTCATTCCAGATAGAGAACGGCCACTTCTCCGCCGCCACGGACAGCCTCTTCTCCGTCGACGGTCACCTCCACGGCAGCTATCGCTCCTTCTCCCTTTACCCCCGCCATGTCCTGCGCACCACCGACCCGACTCTCGTCCacctcatcgccgtcatcatcctcATCGGCCCCCGGAGCGGTGATTACGCCGTCGTCGAGGCCGCCGAGTCCGTCTCCTTCGACCTCGACGGTTACTACTCCTTCGCCTCGCTCCAACTCTGCATGGCAGGGGCGGGGGCAGAGCGCGCTGCCAACGGCCGTCCAAAGTACTACGAGGCCGTCGCCCTCAGCCTCCGCATCCCTAGCCCTTTCAGCCTCACCGATCCCTTCGTGACCGGCAGCCTAGATGGATCCTCCGACTTCGAGCCCATCCAGCTGCTCGCGTACGCGGACGGCCACGGCCACGACTACAAGTACCGCGAGCGCTCCCCTTGCGACCCACCGGTGCAGCTAGCCAGGGGCTCGCTCCGGGCGCTCGGCGGCAGCTACGCGTGCGCCTACTTGAAAGAGCGGCTCGTGACCTCGTACAGGCTGCTGGATCACGAGGGCGGCTCCCCGGCCAAGCTTCCCTGGATGCACGTCAGCCAGATGCAGTGCAACGAGGACGGCGCCCTGCGCGCCTACATGGTGGTCTCCAACGACACCGGGTCCGTGAGGCGTGAGCACCGTCAGTTCTACCACctcctggccgatgaggaggcgctCGTGGCCGACGGGCACTGGGACCCGGCTCAGGACATGTTCTGCCTTAGAGCGTGCTGGGTGGCGCCGTCAACCCTGGCGGTGCGCGAGTGCGGGATCGGGATGAGCTTCTGGTTTCCGGCCACATGGACGGTCCATGAGCGGAGCGTCGTGGCCGGCGTGCTCTGGAACTCGACTCAGGGGAGGACCAGCAGCCTCGACGCCGGAGCAATCTCAGGTGTGATGTCGGCCTTCAGCATGGACGACCACAGAAGAAACATCTCCGACGTGCAGTACAAGTACAACGACACGATGCTTGAGGTGGCCAAGAAACACTATCTGAAGATCAGCAAGGAGGAGAAGATCAAGGGGTCCTTCCCAGTCCCGGGTAAACATACCACTTACCATGACTTGAGCCTCCGGTTCTGGATGTTCGGGGCGAACATTAACGCGGTTACCGTGAGGGGGGACGCCTACCCAGTCACGATCGGCTCGGTGATGACAGGAGAGGAAATGCTCATGACCACCCAGGTCGACACGAAGCACCTGCACGATCCGCTGAACGTCAGCTACGACATACACTATTATGCTCCACTGGGCAATTCCTACTCGTATAGTAGCCAGAAGGAAGAGCGAAGAATCTCGGCCGAGGGCGTTTACGATCCCAAGAAGGGCGTCCTGTGCATGGTCGGCTGCGAACAGCGCGACGGCTCCATGGACTGTCAGATGCTGATCACCGTGCAGTTCACCTCCCTGGAGGACAGGGCGGGGggactcggtggcggcggcggagcaatCAGCAGCCTCAGGGACAGGTCCGACCGTCTTTTCTTCGAGAGGAAAAACATCACTCTGTACGGGATGTACGCAGAACAAGTGCCCGAGGCGATATCGAGGATGGACTTGGAGAGCATCATGGTGGTGGCCTCCGTGACGCTGTCCTGCGTCTTCACCGCCCTGCAGATCCTCCACGTCAAGAAGAACCCCGAGGCCGCTGCGGCAACGTCCATCACCATGCTCACCATCCTCACCTTGGGGCACCTCACCCCTCTCGTGCTCAATTTTGAGGTCATTTTCCCTAGCAGGAGGAGCCAGTACGACCTGTACTCCACGGACGGGTCACTTGAGCTGAATCAAGTGATGATGAAGGTGCCTACGCTGATCGCCTTCGTGCTGCAGCTACGCCTTCTTCAGCTGGTGGTGGCTGGCCATCTGAGCTCGGCCAACCAGAGTGAACCAGCGACCTCCGTGTCAGAGAAGACCGTGCTGCAGATATGCCTGCCACTGTACCTACTCGGAGGAGTCCTGGCCACGGTCGTCCACATGATCAATGTCCGCTCCGAGGAGAAGTCACTGGTTGTTCGCATCGGCGGAGAGGCGGCCACGCTCTGGGACGAGCTCTTGTCGTATGCAGGGCTGGTACTAGACGGCTTCCTGCTCCCTCAGGTCATCCTGAACGCGTCCTTGTCAAGCTCCAGAGTTCGAGCGATTTCGCCGTGGTTTTACATGGGGGGCACCATGATCCGCGTGGTGCCTCACGTGTATGATGTGGTCAGAATGCAGATCTACGCGCCGAGTATGAGGCCCTCTGACATATACGCGAGCCCTGGCGGCGACCTCTTTGGTGTAGCGTGGGATGTACTTATATTCTGTGGAGCGGCGTTGTTGGCATCGCTCTTGTTCTTGCAGCAACGGCTTGGATCCAGCACCTTATCGCTTCCTTGGCAGAGGAGATCGGGCGGATGTGAGATGGTCTCTCACATCTAA
- the LOC119337226 gene encoding uncharacterized protein LOC119337226 — protein MIEQFVNFVIRPPRAEYNPDQYLWEPEFTLAGRKYKRIDLELSNERNQTLKCSHYVPAVIPENTALPCVIYCHGNSGCRADANEAAVILLPSNITLFALDFAGSGLSGGEYVSLGWHEKQDLKSVVSFLRKNKEVSCIGLWGRSMGAVTSLLYGAEDPSIAGMVLDSAFSNLYELMLELVDVYKIRVPKFTVKMAVHYMRRVIQRRAKFDIMDLNVVQFAPKTFIPALFGHASSDVFIQSHHTDRIHQAYAGDKNLIKFDGDHNSARPQFYYDSVSIFFYNVLNPPQFPSACSNKLEKYYNRGAGTNESLLYEIINGLRAAGTDAGSSSAAAASFTNATKSVVELLTERVNQLSVKNDSDLDFLLDENHNLTEMEENTAESHTQDKASRQNEECCSYTSSNRESWGRCSSLGAASDASSSGERPRVSDHKHKSMTLRALATPLRRIRRKPLTIPKERKNRSLWKRLNQERHDMGESLTQRFRLCLQGQAQHKRTKSS, from the exons ATGATCGAGCAGTTCGTTAATTTCGTCATCCGCCCGCCACG TGCAGAGTACAACCCAGATCAGTATTTATGGGAGCCAGAGTTTACTCTGGCAGGAAGAAAGTACAAACGAATAGATTTGGAG CTTTCCAATGAAAGAAACCAGACCTTAAAATGCAGCCACTATGTTCCTGCCGTCATCCCAGAAAACACTGCCCTTCCATGTGTGATCTACTGCCATGGGAATAG TGGGTGCAGAGCAGATGCAAACGAAGCTGCTGTCATACTTTTGCCTTCAAACATTACACTTTTTGCACTTGATTTCGCTGGATCAGGGCTATCAGGGGGAGAGTATGTCAGCCTTGGTTGGCACGAG AAACAGGATCTCAAGTCCGTGGTGTCCTTTTTGCGGAAGAATAAGGAAGTCTCTTGCATAGGTCTTTGGGGGCGTTCGATGGGTGCTGTTACAAG CCTGCTGTATGGAGCAGAAGACCCCTCAATTGCTGGCATGGTTTTGGacagtgctttctctaacttgtatGAGCTAATGCTAGAGCTTGTTGATGTTTACAAAATCAGAGTTCCTAAGTTCACG GTTAAGATGGCTGTACACTACATGCGCCGTGTCATTCAAAGAAGAGCTAAATTCGACATAATGGATCTTAATGTTGTTCAG TTTGCCCCCAAGACGTTTATTCCGGCATTATTTGGACATGCATCGAGTGACGTGTTTATTCAGTCCCATCACACTGATCGTATTCATCAGGCGTATGCG GGTGATAAAAATTTAATCAAATTTGATGGCGATCACAACTCCGCTAGGCCCCAGTTTTATTATGATTCTGTTTCAATATTCTTCTATAATGTTCTGAATCCACCTCAATTTCCGTCTGCATGCTCAAATAAGCTAGAGAAGTACTATAACCGTGGGGCTGGAACTAATGAG AGCTTACTGTATGAGATCATAAATGGTCTAAGGGCTGCTGGTACTGATGCAGGAAGTTCATCCGCAGCTGCAGCTAGTTTCACTAATG CCACAAAATCAGTAGTTGAATTGCTGACGGAGAGGGTAAATCAACTGTCCGTTAAAAATGATAGTGACTTG GATTTCCTTTTGGAcgaaaatcataacctcactgaaaTGGAAGAGAACACTGCAGAGTCTCATACACAG GATAAGGCGAGCAGGCAAAATGAGGAGTGCTGCTCATACACAAGTTCAAACCGAGAGAGCTGGGGAAGATGTTCTTCCTTAGGGGCAGCGAGTGATGCATCATCCTCCGGCGAGCGTCCTAGGGTTTCTGATCATAAGCATAAG AGCATGACACTAAGAGCTCTGGCGACGCCGTTGAGACGGATACGAAGGAAACCACTCACCATACCAAAGGAGAGGAAGAACAGGTCTCTATGGAAGAGGCTAAACCAGGAGAGGCATGATATGGGGGAGAGCTTAACCCAGCGTTTCAGGCTGTGCCTCCAGGGCCAGGCTCAGCACAAGAGAACAAAGTCGTCTTGA